A single region of the Nostoc sp. MS1 genome encodes:
- a CDS encoding GNAT family N-acetyltransferase, with protein MNYTPVPEMNINLRPATSTDLEMLRNWDEQPHVIGSDPNDDWGWEVELNLTPDWREQLIAEIDGRPIGFIQIIDPLLEDSHYWGDVKPNLRAIDIWIGEDTDLGKGYGTQMMRLALARCFALEQVTAVLVDPLATNTRVHRFYERLGFQFVEPRRFGDDDCFVYCLNRADWHPKNTIASR; from the coding sequence ATGAATTATACCCCTGTGCCTGAGATGAACATTAACCTTCGCCCTGCTACCTCCACTGATTTGGAGATGCTGCGAAATTGGGATGAGCAACCTCATGTAATTGGCTCAGATCCTAACGATGACTGGGGTTGGGAGGTAGAACTTAACCTCACTCCTGATTGGAGGGAGCAATTAATTGCTGAAATTGATGGTCGCCCCATCGGATTTATCCAGATCATCGATCCGCTACTTGAGGATAGTCACTACTGGGGTGATGTTAAGCCAAATCTCCGTGCTATTGATATTTGGATTGGGGAAGATACTGATTTAGGTAAAGGCTATGGAACCCAAATGATGCGCCTTGCACTTGCTCGATGTTTTGCCTTGGAGCAAGTCACGGCTGTACTGGTTGACCCACTTGCCACTAATACTCGCGTTCATCGCTTTTATGAACGTCTTGGCTTTCAATTTGTTGAGCCACGAAGGTTTGGCGACGATGACTGTTTTGTTTATTGCCTGAACCGAGCAGATTGGCATCCAAAAAACACGATCGCATCGCGGTAG
- a CDS encoding VOC family protein has translation MQITASAISLNVDDVTASANFFEQHFGFSKEMAAEGFVSLSRADAGFNLIFLQTGLKSFKPIHMRGHRADGLLIVFVVNDIEREYLRLQSVGVTITTPIETEDWGERFFQVADPNGVVIQLVQWITENVETTV, from the coding sequence ATGCAAATTACTGCTTCAGCGATTTCACTCAATGTGGATGATGTCACAGCATCGGCCAACTTCTTTGAGCAACATTTTGGCTTCAGTAAAGAAATGGCCGCCGAGGGTTTTGTTTCTCTCTCCAGAGCAGATGCTGGCTTTAACCTAATTTTTCTCCAGACTGGGCTGAAAAGTTTCAAACCTATCCACATGCGCGGACATCGAGCTGATGGTCTACTGATTGTTTTTGTGGTGAATGACATTGAGCGGGAATACCTGCGTCTTCAATCAGTTGGTGTGACAATTACAACTCCTATCGAGACTGAAGATTGGGGTGAACGTTTCTTCCAAGTCGCAGACCCAAACGGTGTCGTGATTCAACTTGTTCAATGGATCACCGAAAATGTGGAAACAACAGTATGA